In Juglans regia cultivar Chandler chromosome 13, Walnut 2.0, whole genome shotgun sequence, the following proteins share a genomic window:
- the LOC109008669 gene encoding germin-like protein subfamily 1 member 1 has protein sequence MDVAKCSPLLQLFLGLALLLGLSKSDPDPLQDYCIADNKSPQSFFADSTPCIDPNQAMASHFATSILSKPGNTSRNLFGSSRTLANTVNLPGLNTMGLTMARLDLAAGGIIPPHVHPRASEVTICLKGPLTVGFVDTSDRLYMQVLQPGDSFVFPKGLIHFLYNANSKTSALTLSGLNSQSPGFQLTSVATFASKPGIPDEVLEKAFQINGQDVKRIRKNLGEVDYACLCK, from the coding sequence ATGGACGTGGCAAAGTGTTCCCCCTTGCTCCAATTATTCCTCGGATTGGCTCTTCTGTTGGGCCTATCCAAATCCGATCCGGATCCGCTTCAAGATTACTGTATTGCAGATAATAAAAGCCCACAATCTTTCTTTGCAGATAGTACACCCTGCATTGACCCAAATCAAGCAATGGCTTCCCACTTTGCCACGTCCATTCTATCCAAGCCCGGAAATACAAGTCGCAATCTTTTCGGGTCCAGTAGAACACTGGCCAACACTGTTAATTTGCCTGGGCTCAACACTATGGGCTTAACCATGGCTCGACTCGACCTAGCGGCGGGTGGCATCATCCCGCCTCACGTTCACCCACGTGCTTCGGAAGTAACCATTTGCCTCAAAGGTCCACTTACTGTGGGCTTTGTCGACACCTCCGACCGTCTATATATGCAAGTATTACAGCCCGGTGACTCATTTGTCTTCCCTAAGGGTTTGATCCATTTTCTCTATAATGCAAACTCAAAGACCTCGGCACTGACCTTGTCTGGGTTGAATAGCCAGAGCCCTGGTTTTCAACTAACATCAGTAGCCACATTTGCATCCAAACCTGGAATTCCTGATGAGGTATTGGAGAAGGCATTTCAAATTAATGGCCAAGATGTCAAAAGGATTCGCAAGAACCTCGGAGAAGTTGACTATGCTTGCTTATGCAAATAA
- the LOC109008665 gene encoding protein WVD2-like 7 has translation MGESIVDVSRYEDKMGETAASKAGFEVSVSFGRFENDSLSWEKWSSFSPNKYLEEVEKCATPGSVAKKAAYFEAHYKKIAARRAVIIDQEKQMEDDSLRSENQHGGDLDGNVSGAGSESGISNSHSSAEVVMQETDLISEVISTHADDLKEDAAISIESQRSVSEGVRDELGSRVDSPKSRKPENTVLVKEEEEGATSVESKGMKQVLHKCNNEVGKAPQVKENTVLDHPKEYEKVTSANRERDVTRVKKKAGSPVPKASHISTPKVSKPSPTFTALSASRSSTKKGNDSSLPRNKNPCIGERKFAPTSLHMSLRLDPTNSDPTSLHMTRKSFIMEKMGDKDIVKRAFKTFQKSTNQSTSSGEERSSVTKQVPRKGTEPRVSTSMTPQKENRGLLKAGAVDKRSAKPAPSFLKSDERADKKKEISKKLEEKPNAKEAVRTGLQSKSKEDKGAEIRKSRQNLNFKATPLPAFYGGLKMSKSISDKEVLKNEIHG, from the exons ATGGGTGAATCAATAGTGGATGTTTCCAGATACGAAGATAAG ATGGGAGAGACGGCTGCCTCAAAAGCTGGCTTCGAAGTGTCGGTTTCCTTTGGTAGGTTTGAGAATGATTCACTGTCTTGGGAGAAATGGTCGTCTTTCTCGCCCAACAAGTACTTGGAAGAAGTTGAGAAGTGCGCAACACCCGGATCAGTGGCTAAGAAGGCGGCCTACTTCGAAGCCCATTACAAGAAGATTGCTGCTCGCAGAGCTGTAATAATAGATCAAGAAAAGCAAATGGAAGACGATTCCTTGAGGTCAGAGAATCAACATGGCGGAGATCTGGACGGTAATGTTAGCGGTGCTGGTTCCGAATCTGGTATATCTAATAGCCACAGCTCGGCAGAAGTTGTTATGCAAGAAACTGACTTGATCAGTGAGGTCATTAGCACTCATGCGGATGATCTGAAGGAGGATGCTGCAATTAGTATAGAAAGTCAAAGGTCAGTATCTGAGGGAGTGAGAGATGAACTTGGTAGCAGAGTAGATAGCCCCAAGTCAAGAAAACCAGAAAACACTGTTTtggtaaaagaagaagaagaaggagctaCTTCGGTTGAATCTAAAGGCATGAAGCAAGTTTTGCACAAATGCAACAATGAGGTGGGAAAAGCTCCACAGGTTAAAGAAAACACGGTTTTGGATCATCCAAAGGAATATGAGAAG GTAACTTCAGCGAATAGGGAGAGAGATGTGACAAGGGTAAAGAAGAAAGCAGGATCACCTGTACCTAAAGCATCACATATTTCCACCCCTAAAGTGTCAAAGCCTTCACCAACTTTCACTGCATTATCTGCGTCACGATCTTCAACGAAGAAGGGAAATGATTCATCTTTACCAAGGAACAAAAATCCTTGTATTGGTGAAAGAAAGTTTGCTCCTACATCTCTACACATGTCCCTTCGCTTGGATCCTACAAATTCTGATCCAACTTCACTTCATATGACTAGAAAATCCTTCATTATGGAGAAAATGGGGGATAAGGACATTGTCAAAAGAGCATTCAAGACATTTCAGAAAAGTACAAACCAATCGACATCTTCTGGCGAAGAGAGATCGTCTGTAACAAAACAG GTGCCTAGAAAGGGGACAGAACCAAGGGTTTCAACTTCTATGACACCACAAAAGGAAAATCGAGG GTTACTAAAAGCAGGTGCTGTGGATAAAAGAAGTGCTAAGCCGGCCCCTTCTTTCTTGAAAAGTGATGAAAGGGCAGACAAAAAAAAGGAG atttcaaaGAAATTAGAGGAAAAACCAAATGCCAAGGAGGCTGTGAGGACTGGCCTTCAATCGAAATCAAAg GAGGACAAAGGGGCAGAGATTAGAAAGTCAAGACAGAACCTTAATTTTAAAGCCACTCCATTGCCTGCCTTTTATGGGGGACTAAAAATGTCGAAAAGCATTTCAGATAAG GAAGTCttgaaaaatgagattcatGGATGA
- the LOC109008664 gene encoding formin-like protein 8 produces MYSLQTDPLNIMAVMLLQPWLSLFLCFAFLFSSIPLSHCQFGSPQNLETFYPSSEAPSPAPAPSSPSDPPITSSPEPPLPPSPLSISPQSVPPPPSSSSKSNKIVTAVAATAASTLVLSGLLFFLINRCAATRRRRENRSTALNQGPPALPGNEFTRFDGGFKGFVVDENGLDVVYLRKLDGENSANSLHKEVLHNLENEGGTEVKEDPRRKKSEPIQEVPLLRGKSSTSHVKVVPEVDDPNPTSTPAGMAIIQDVKKPEPSIQPSTRPPPPPPPPTPPRGPPPLSSSLAIASMKGPAPPPPPPPPIPVKKNPTPPQPPPPKAGSLKSSLKPPPAPPQAMPGDNKTGESSSETGDGQIKMKPLHWDKVNTNTDHSMVWDKIDAGSFRYDGDLMEHLFGYVATTRQSPQRNNNTMDRSNLNSDSPAQIFILDPRRSQNTAIVLKSLAISRKGILDALIEGQGLDTDTLEKLVRVAPTEEEQSQILEYDGNSTRLADAESFLYNLLKAVPSAFARLNAMLFRLNYDSEILPLKEAIQTLELGCKELRTRGLFMKLLEAVLKAGNRMNAGTARGNAQAFNLNALRKLSDVKSTDGRTTLLHFVVEEVVRSEGKRCVINRNNSLSRSSNSNSNPESSKTKEEREKEYKMLGLPMVGGLSAEFSNVKKAATIDYETFTGMNSALTAGAAEIRALVSKCSSDRGGGFAREMKGFLDEAEEELQVLREEETRVMKLVKRTTEYYQAGASNDKGASSLQLFVIVKDFLGMVDQACIEIARKLQRRKTTTKASGSSSPKSPPSKTPVTFPNLPENFLSDKSRSSSSESDDF; encoded by the exons ATGTATAGCCTGCAAACAGATCCTCTAAACATCATGGCTGTGATGCTTCTTCAGCCTTGGCTCTCTCTGTTcctttgctttgcttttctcttttcttccatTCCTCTCTCCCATTGCCAATTCGGTTCTCCCCAAAATCTCGAGACTTTCTATCCTTCTTCTGAAGCTCCTTCTCCTGCACCTGCACCAAGTTCTCCCTCCGATCCTCCGATCACTTCTTCACCAGAGCCACCACTACCGCCATCTCCTCTGTCAATTTCACCTCAATCGGTACCCCCACCACCATCGTCGTCAAGCAAGAGTAATAAGATTGTAACGGCAGTAGCCGCCACCGCAGCCAGCACTCTGGTTCTTTCCGGGTTACTCTTCTTTCTGATCAATAGGTGTGCTGCTACAAGACGCAGAAGAGAGAATAGGAGTACTGCTTTAAATCAAGGTCCGCCTGCTTTGCCAGGCAACGAGTTTACGCGGTTTGATGGGGGTTTTAAGGGGTTCGTTGTTGATGAAAACGGCTTGGATGTGGTTTATTTGAGGAAACTTGATGGGGAAAACTCCGCCAACAGTCTTCATAAAGAGGTATTACATAATCTAGAAAATGAAGGAGGGACGGAGGTAAAGGAAGATCCAAGAAGGAAGAAGTCTGAACCTATACAAGAAGTTCCTCTTCTCCGAGGAAAGTCTTCAACTTCCCACGTTAAAGTTGTACCAGAAGTGGATGATCCGAACCCAACTAGTACTCCTGCAGGTATGGCCATCATCCAGGATGTTAAGAAGCCAGAACCATCAATTCAACCATCAACTCGTCCTCcccctccaccaccaccaccgacACCACCTCGTGGACCGCCACCTTTATCCTCTTCCTTAGCAATTGCTAGCATGAAAGGCCCTGCACCGCCACCGCCACCGCCTCCACCAATTCCAGTGAAGAAAAATCCCACGCCaccacaacctccaccacctaAGGCAGGTAGTTTGAAATCATCATTAAAACCACCCCCAGCACCACCACAAGCGATGCCAGGTGACAATAAAACAGGGGAGTCTTCATCTGAAACCGGAGATGGTCAGATAAAAATGAAGCCATTGCATTGGGATAAAGTGAATACTAACACAGATCATTCCATGGTGTGGGACAAAATCGATGCTGGTTCTTTTAG gTATGATGGAGATCTTATGGAACACCTCTTTGGATATGTTGCCACCACCCGACAATCGCCTCAAAGAAACAATAACACAATGGATCGGAGTAATCTCAACTCTGATTCACCGGCACAGATTTTTATCCTCGACCCTCGAAGGTCTCAGAACACTGCAATTGTTCTGAAATCTCTAGCAATCTCTCGCAAAGGAATCCTTGATGCACTTATTGAAGGCCAAGGCCTCGACACAGATACTCTTGAAAAGCTGGTCAGAGTTGCCCCAACCGAGGAAGAACAATCCCAGATCCTAGAATATGATGGAAATTCCACAAGACTTGCTGATGCTGAGTCCTTCCTCTACAACCTTCTGAAAGCTGTCCCATCGGCTTTTGCTCGCCTTAATGCCATGCTTTTCAGATTGAACTACGACTCGGAGATTCTACCCCTTAAGGAAGCTATACAAACACTCGAATTGGGATGCAAGGAGCTTAGAACACGAGGTCTCTTCATGAAACTTTTAGAAGCAGTCCTTAAGGCAGGCAATCGCATGAATGCAGGTACTGCCCGAGGGAATGCCCAGGCCTTCAACCTTAATGCTCTTCGAAAGCTCTCTGATGTTAAAAGTACCGATGGAAGGACCACTTTACTCCACTTTGTTGTTGAAGAAGTAGTTCGCTCTGAGGGAAAGCGGTGTGTTATAAACAGGAATAATAGCTTGAGTCGAAGCAGCAACAGCAACTCTAATCCTGAGAGTTCAAAAACAAAGgaggaaagagagaaggaatATAAAATGCTTGGATTACCAATGGTGGGAGGCCTCAGTGCTGAGTTCTCTAATGTAAAGAAAGCAGCAACTATAGATTATGAAACCTTCACAGGTATGAACTCAGCACTCACAGCAGGAGCAGCAGAAATTCGAGCACTCGTGTCCAAATGTTCCAGTGATAGAGGAGGAGGGTTTGCAAGGGAGATGAAAGGTTTTCTTGACGAGGCAGAAGAAGAACTTCAGGtgttgagagaagaagaaacaagGGTGATGAAGCTTGTAAAGAGAACAACAGAATATTATCAAGCAGGAGCATCAAACGACAAGGGAGCATCCTCACTTCAACTATTTGTTATAGTAAAAGATTTTCTTGGTATGGTTGATCAGGCCTGCATTGAAATTGCACGAAAACTGCAAAGGAGGAAGACAACGACAAAAGCCTCGGGATCATCATCACCAAAGTCACCGCCATCGAAGACCCCAGTGACGTTCCCAAACTTGCCGGAAAATTTCCTGTCAGATAAGTCAAGGAGTAGTTCTAGTgaatcagatgatttttga